The Epinephelus lanceolatus isolate andai-2023 chromosome 12, ASM4190304v1, whole genome shotgun sequence genome segment GCTTTATTGGATTGTGTCCAGACCACTGGGTCCTTCATCCTGAGCATTCAAAGGGCAAAGACATGCTGATGTGCATCCTGTCGCAGCTCTGAGCAGAGAACATTTCTTGCACTTAGCACCAAAAGTTAAAACATCTCAGCTTTTAGTCAAAGAATGCCACACATCAAATGGGTTGTCAGTTGTCTCATAGCAACAGCAGTAGCCATGACAAGCGCTTCCCCGAAACAGCTGTTGCGTTGCCAGATAGATAAAAGGTGCCTCTGGATCTTAGAGCCAAGTTGTTTTTAGCTCTTGTGAATTTCTTTAGAGAGCATTCTGTTAATATTAGCTCGCTGTTTGAAGGGGAAAGCCATTACAATGCAAGATGGGCATTTCTTCTTCTTAGTAAGTTAACTTTTACTTTCTTTTGATACGCTAGAGAAGTGGACTCCTGACAAACAGTGATTGATATTACATAAGACAGATTTCTGATAATAATGTCATTTAATTTGCCCTCATATAAGCCCACATGACTGCTGTAAATATTGTGTAACACATGATAgtttgtgctctgtgtgtgtcataagcgtacatatttttcacagcagatataAATCTGATAATAAGGAGGGCACAGTATTAGTTGTCCATGTTCTCTAAGATTTTATCTTGCATAATAAAGCCCAATAAAAATGAGAATATGATATCAAATTCCAATTGATCCATAGTTATGTCAGAGGAGTCAAGACAAAGACCTTGAGGGGGAAGATTTACTGCTCTGGTGTGGTGGATAGACGCACATTTAAAAGGCAACAATAAATGCTTATAAATGtttgtcagttttaatactgtAAAGTCAAATCTGTGGATAAAAGGCAGACTCGTTTTATCCTAGCCTAGGTTGAAAACCTTTTAACTCTTAGAAATGATAAGCTCCTGAAAACATGATCTTAAAATTGTCTTTTTAACATTcattatttaataaaataaatagatgaatAGCAGCAATTAGATGTATAATTtgcaaaatgacatgttttatttaaaactaATATAAAGAGTTATTGAGTGATTTAGCTTTGCACTCTGACAACATTGTCAGACTCAAGATGGACTttaataggcccgtttccactgaagaagttcctgatactatttggggggcagaaactactacaggaacgtcctctcgctcggccctctcaaccgccgtgtctccactgagagagcagagtagGAGGAAAGTTcttgtaaagttaccgggctctggatgtgatgtaatcgttgcgcgaccattttggcTGGgggacgtagggacgccgttagccgatagcggtgtctgtaataactcactaaatggcccgtgaagaaaatattttttccagcggatgtcttagttacaacatgattgagctaaatggagtagtttcatgtcgtatccgacaacgggaggcttttaacagatgacgtcctgatgttagctttgatgctgctgttagctgatgctttctagacatcgtgatttcccataactgaataaataccacacatatcaacacaaaactgctttgctagctcaatcatgttgtaactaagatatccgctggaaaaaatagtgagttttttttacatggcagcggaagctatatgaacgagctaaccctcgtctgctgagttttaaaaatgccggctattttgttgctttctgttgacatcacatccctccttgagtatatccaatcagcaccaagtaaatcccaagccccagccaggagtctttcggggccgtctgagtacctaccccaaggcagggacttgtttagcccccgtaaaagttccagaactctgtccttcgggggtggttcctgcggtggagacacacactaacggccccggccccgtaaatttaccctgaagttcctgcggtggaaacaggcctaatTTCTAAAAAAGGATGAACATGGCTGCAGAAATAGAAATATCATCCCCTTTTCATGCGATTAATTCGCACGTCAATATTTTTAATCAAACTGTTGTTTTAGCCATGAGTACTTTCACACATAATGCTTATATTACACTGTGAAAAAGCAAATTAATTGTAATTTTTGTCAGGATTAAGGTGGATTTTTGTGAACTTCTGCATCACAAATAAAGGCATCAACCGATCAAGTCTTGTGAAACAGATGGCACGTCACAACATGACACTTTGCAACAAATTTGCATCGCTGCTGgtttaaaaagtttttatgtagcccattattttgcattttcatattGTTTATTTGTCAAGCCCCCAGTGTGTAAACACCTTTATTCCATGCATTCTTCTTTTGCCAATACCTGGTGCCTTCATCACCCGCTTTGCAACTTGACTGCTGACTGTTACGATTTTGTGCTGCACCCTTTGTGCTTCAAACAGCCATTTCATACAAACAGTAATACTGTAAATAGACCTGTCAATAGACTTGACACTCATAAACTCAGCTGACAAAAATTGACAAAATTTGTTTTTAGGGACTTAAACATAAATGACTGAAGGCTCCAAAACAACCTCAAAAGAATACGTTTTTAACAAATTCACATGCCATGCAGTGATGTGCATTTAGGTTGAGATACCTACTGTACACACTTGGAAATAAATTCATTGATAGCTTTCACAGTGTAACCAGGAGGAACCCGCTGCTGAAAGCATCTGGTGAAGTGTTTGGTTGCAGTGACACCctgtaaacatactgtatgtctcAATGACTCACAGATGACGTCTCAATCTAAATTAGTGTCACAACAGCTTTCCATGTCTACTTAAAGGAAactgttgagaaaaaaaacaaacaaacgtgtaGTCCGCAGGCTTTCTTCACTCCGGCGCTCTGCCGCACCTCACAAATTAATACTGTGTTGGAAATCTTTTTATTGCTGCAAATAATGACCGACAAGCTCAAGGCGTTTGGGCCTTTTGGTAGATTATTTATAACTGCACAGTTTGAATGAACTGAACCAATTCCAGTGTGAGGGCACAGAgatatttgttttatgtgattttgtGTATTCTGGGCTTTTCTGGCCTGATGTCCCGGGCTGAGACTGACCTCGTTGGTTATAACACGACTGACCTTGTGTGGGATCATGACTGTGAGCCAGAGATGAGGATTAACTGTCTGTGTCAACCAAGGAGAGACAGCAATTCCCTGAAGCCAATTGACAGTTTGTTCAGATGTAATGAAATGGGTGGCAGACCACACGTCCCTCAGTTCTGCcataaaaacagtgacagtgaaTGTCTCATTTATGCAAattgaaaaagcaaaaaaatattttaaaaaaagtaataatgacAACCTCCATGTTCAGCAACCTTTCTCCTTTATCAGTTTATTGCTTAACTTTTTAATGGCTATTTTTTTCTTATACACCTTTTATAAGCAAAAAGAGAAGATTTTAATTACTCTAGTTTACCAGAATGTTGCATATTCTCACGTTTCACAAGCGTTTCCAGCGTTTGGGAATGTCATGGCTGACGTCTGGGATGACACGTCTCACATTCCTGATAATTATAGAAGCGAAACCAATACAATTTAAGCAGTCCTGTCTATGAGAGGCTTTGTAATTACAAACCTGCATGGGAACTGAACATGTGACCAACAATAGATTCACCACAGAGCAGCGTGGTAACGATTCCAACCACAAGGCTTTGAGCAGAAAAGGATTTCATTTATCATGCAGTGCACATGAATAATTTATCGTTAGATGGAGCCTAATGGGAGATTTAAACTGTTTCAAAAGTTGGCAGCACATGACATAAAAGTATGGATGAGAAACATGAAATAGCTTTACATAAAGTGATGTATCAGTCCTTTCTGTACATTAACGCTACAGTGggtaacttttattaaaaaataactttttaaaatatttgctGGAACTGTCACGATATCCACACACaaaagtacatgagacagatgatCTGTGAAAACAAATAATGTTTCTCTGCCTTCTCTTAGTGCTGTAATGGCACTACCACACATAACttaacaaccaatcagagcagaggaatCTCTAAGACAGCTGTTAAAtcaatatgaatcaagattctgtagctgcattgcctttttctttcctcagatgttttcagaaacatattttagtctactgtttagctgtaaaatgagaagctTTATGACCCATGTTGGAAACACTCAAGCCAAAAACCAAGCAAACTGTCTCATTTTATAgcgaaacagaaacagaaacaacaaatgttcctgaaaatatttgaggtgagaaataagcaatgcagtaacagtcttaattcatatttgattacatttgttttccgTGAGCTGCggtagattctagcaaatgccggTAGGGCCTGACACATAAAGCCGATGGTCAGCCGATGGTCAGCCGATGGTCAGCCATCAGTCAATGTCAGGCTGTTgatgagcgtctgtcgccctagatTTTGTGGCGTGTATCACACTGTTGGCACCCgcttcagcatgttgaatcggcatcGAAGCTGGCTGAGCCTGTCGGCGAGTGAAACCACTCAGATTGAAATTTTAGCTCTGAGGgaaggaaacaaacagccaaagtGAAGGGGGTGTGAGATCATGGCCATTGAGCTCTTGAATCCGTCCCGTCGGTCTTCAGGTTTCCCATTTTGACAGACGTTTGAAAAACGACTGCTAGCTGCTGGTATTGTTATTTCCTATCACCCAGGTGCATAGCGTACatgcatgttagctgttagctttgCGGGATGTGcaaatgcaactttttggctgagacacaggcgacACGAGGTGGCACAACAGCCTGCGTTGCCacaagttctttgatgtcagaaTGGTGTTTGAGCCTTTAGAAGCTCAAGGAGTGGGAGGAAGAAACTGATTTTTTCGATGTACAGCAAATATGactaaaagctttttttattttttaataaaagtcaCCATCTGTATCTTTAAAGGAAGAGTTTGAGATTTAGGGAAATATTCACTTTCTAGCTGAGAGTCAAAAGAGAAAATTGTTTCCACTCTCAGGAGGAGTCACTATGGCCGTGTCAGCCAAGCTGTCCAGCTGGACCAAAAACAGTGATTGTGATCACAGTAACTTCAGGCAAGCCATCTGATAGGACTAAAGGCCGACCTTTAACCCCCATTAGGCTGACATGGAGCCATCATTCCAGTTTTTGCTTCGGTGctctcctcccttcctcctccgTTGTCAGAGCTTGTATCCCACGCGTCCTCCTCACTGCTCAGTGTCTTAAGCTCTACCTTGgctctctcctcttcatcctcccctCTATTTATCTTCCTCTCTGCACATTCCTCCTTGTTCTCTTGCTCTTTCCTCAGGCTATCTccctgctcttcttcttctgtctctaACCCCTGCTTTTGCTGTGGCTCCATGTTTATCTTTGTCTCCGCTGTCTTTTGTTGTCTCCTCTCGCTCCCCgcatctgtctctgcctccagtCGAGCTCTCAGCTTCTGCTCCCTCTGGCTCCATTCCTCCTCCAGCCTTCGGTACATGTGAAGGGAGAAGTGCCACCCACCGTTCTCCTGCAACATGTCCTCCACTTTACGCAGCAGCTCTCTCACCtgctcctgctctcctcccttTCTCCCATCTGCCTCACCTCCTCTGCACTTCCTTCCGGCCCTCTTGTCACTTTTCTTCCGCCAAGTCCCTTCCTGTTTCTTCCCACCTCCTTTCACCTCCTGCTTCCTTTGCTCCTGCTCGCCAATGACGGCTGCCTTGTTATCAAACACATGATATCTGTAGCAACACTTCTCCATCAGCCAACGCAAGGCAGGGCCTCCTGATTTGATGTGCTCCTCCACACTGCACCCCCGTCTCTTCAGCCAGTCTGCGCATGTGAACAACACCATGGTGTGTCTCCACACTGCAGAGGTCATGATCTCCATCCTCCCCTCCACCGCTCTCCTCTCAGGCTCAGTAAAGTCCAGCAGAGGGATCACTAACAGAACAACGTGAGGTCCTCCGAGTCCACAGAGAGAAAATGCTCTCTGCAGTTCAATTTTCTCCTCTCGGGGCACAAATTCCTCAGATGAACCCCAACCTTGTGCATCCACCACTGTGATGTGACGTCCATTGGTGACGGCGCTGGCAGCTGTGTTGGCCCCGCCTCCTCTGGTTTCAAAGACCTGCCCCCGGCCCAGCAGGGTGTTACCAGAAGAGCTCTTGCCTGTACGTCTGGGACCAACCAGCAAAATATGAAGGTCACTTGAGGCTGTTGGAAAAAGAGAAGAAGCTTTTAATCTGCAGCCAATGGCTTCAGCTTTCTTTGAGTCTAAACACTTGTGCATTTGGTGTTGTCTAGTATGCTCATTACAGAATCTGCTCATTCACTGAAGTCATAAAAGGCAAAGAAAGACATAGAAGTGAATCTATCCATCTCATTACCTTGTAACGATTTACTGTGATCTTTAGGCTTTTTTTACTCCTCTTCCTTGCAGTATTTGTCACACAGGATGCAATTCACTGCATGTTTTATAAGCAATACTTTAGTGAGAAAACATTTGTTCCCGACATATTCACGCTGCTGTATCTGACTGCAGAACTGGTCTTTGATCTGGAGCTGATGGCAGGGCACTAAGCCGTGCACCTCCTGATAGTTAGCATGGATCAAAAGTATGAATCCTGGACATGTGTAAAATATGCTTGGCAAAATGTAACCTTATCTCTGACTAAATTGCATGCAATCATATCCAGCATTTGAGATCATTTCAACAGATTTGTAATTGAGGTTTAAAAATGAACATACCAACACCTCCTGGTGGGCTCCAGCTTCCCATTGTGCCTCTCTCTTATTGATGATTTCTAGAGGCTGCAGCTGTTAATATTCCTCCACAGTAATGTTACTGAAACCAGATTCACATAGGTCTTGTTTGAGAACTGTCTTTCTAGTTGAACCTTCTTCTGCACGTACTATTAGATGTCTGAGCACCTGAGGTGAACCTTCCTCTTATAAAAACACTGACCGACATGCCTCCCAGGTTTTTTTGCTGCCTCTGCATTCTTTAGAAACATAAAGCGATCACAAGTTTTATGATTCCTGTCAGGTGTCCAACTCTCAATGCTTAAACTGCATtggacattttattgttttatagaGAGACTGAAGATTGTTGTCAACGTCTGTCATTATTTAACTAGTGTTGCATACTAATGGGTGACAGAGCTTTTTTACAACAGTGGGACTTCATTTAGTCTTCATTTAGGGAGGTCGTATTGATGGTTAGTTGCATCACAACAGTCTTCTATCTAGAAGTCAAAGCAGTGAGAGTACATTCTGGTTCATCCTGATATTACGGTGgattagggatgggaattgatcaGATTGTATTGATACCATTAATAAAATGATTCTGcttatttaataatttttaatgAGTTCCCTTACTAATTAGTGATCAATTTCTGCGTGGAGAATCATGGCAGTGACACTTTTGCACCCTCGTTTTGCTCATTTGTGAAAATGGGAGCTAATGGGTGAGTCGAGCTAGCTGTAGCCGTAGCAACAGTCTGTCTGTCATCATCTGAAATagatgaaaagagaaaatatttgtGCAGCATTCTTTGTCATTTAGGTTTCTTAGTCAGAGAAGAAATCTGCTAAGCCTGCCTGCCTTACCCTTGGATGTGCTGATCAGCTGGGAAGCAGTGGCTTTCATGCATAGAGTGTGAAACATACAGCATTACTGGAACTGAAGGCCATGTTGTGTAGAAAGATGTTTCAACATATTTCCGGTGATTTTATCTTTACTTAAAACtatcattttacagacattacaagCAGCACTATTGTTATCTTTCTCTGTGACATGGAGCCTCGCTTCAGACTATTTCTTCCTCTCTACCATGACTCCCTCTTGTTGCAAGTCTTTAGCAGTGTAGATGCACGAGTTTGGCAAACACTGTTTTGCAACAGTCAGAAAAACATAACGACAAGAATCAATAAGCTCCGAGGCATACGACTCAGAGGGATTGAACAATTTGAACCATATTGTTGTGAAGTGGAAACTGCTGTTGTTTCCCAGCCCTGCTGTAGATGTGATGGTAATCACAGCTCTGTAAGTCTCATCATGCAGAGCTTTACTATAGGCAGTTAATTTAGGGCCAATGAGTTAATTGTCCGATGTAATACTCTTGAGAAGAAAGTGATCAACACTAATAACTACATGATGGAGTAATTAATGTGTTAATTACAAAGACATGTAGTCATTTGGATTGAACACCAAAGATAATTCCTCTTACATGCtcatagtttgtgtgtgtgtgtgtgattgcagGTAACTGGTTGCAGCAAGTGTATTTTATGATACTACTGTATGCATGAATATGGCAGGTTGGGTACAGTGCAGCAGCttagggcagtggttcccagctggtgggttgcgggcccattctgaatggactgcaggTGACTTGCAAACGTGTAAAGTTAGCCaagaaaacactttatttttaagttcagcaaatttccagcacagagcttttattttgaagtgccgttttctgctgtagagtgagtgactaacagacagctgtttaactcagacagcaaactagctcaacgacatgggcaaacacaagtatgacgcagAATGTATGTAACAgtgggaccttgaactaatgactgaggagaattTTAGGCCTTGTGgccggaccagttgggaaccactggctttgggtgctttcagacctagggttcacttgctttggtccgaatcagcaTAATTGCCAAGAgctggttcgtgttctcacagcagcatttacaagcggaccagatcaaatgcctgtgcaagaaagctgctcGAGTGGTCAGAATttcgttgaagaagagtacacttgcaagataaatgtgacactttctaatgtcacaatggagggacaactacgcaggttgattttagcgctgctcatcgtggactatattgctgtcattgttcattttagtcaaaccatacagtttgaaaacgaggctcagctccaactagaaaacaatgttttgatgcattggatgtgctgaatgtgcatattaaggcagtacaggaggaggtgcacattaataatcctccaggactgtaacatcccatgtttaacccaaacaatgtgtcatgggactgcagttggttcagatcgaggtcggaacacgttctcaccacaaacaaaccgcaccggTTTGTTtataaccggaccgagaccaccttttcaagaaggactcagtccagttgttttggtgcccacctgagtgcgattgctgtgttcacacctgcccaaaagAACCGCACTTAGTGGGCAAACAAACTTGggttcgattgaaccgaaccaaacagggcaggtgtgaaataCTTTGATGTAAAGCTGGGCAATATATTCATATTATATATCAATATTGTGGCATGAGACATCTTCTTAGATTTTGGACATTGTAGTACTGTAAGCTTTGTCTATTCCTGGTTTTCAAGGCTAAAttactttgttttaattttctgaaCCTATCAGATTGTTCTAGTTGTTCTATATTTGCCTGTATCCATTTAAAGACATTATATCCTCAATACTGATGtgtatttatcaaaaatctcattgtgaaaatattttgtgaaagcaccaatagtcaaacCAACAGTTAAGTCACATGATCGatggaggtatttggtcaaaaatattgtgatacttgtTTTTCTCCAGATCCCCTAGCCCTACTTTGACGTGAATTTTGACGAATGATTCACAACTTCAGCAAAAAATATCTGCTAATTATTATTAGTTAAATTAACACAGTAAACAAATGAAGCGTAGTAGCATAAACACACCCATCATCTGACCCATCTCGAGTTCCTGGTTGTCCACAGTAGCCTCATGCTACATATTTACTAGCACCAGCAATTTTTACAGCTGTCATAACAGTTTTTCAAAGCAGTGGTCCTTTTTCCGTCCCAAGGCTCATCCACATGATCTGTTTGTGTGAGTTTGCTAGTGTCCGTCCCTCTGTCATTATCAGTGTTCTCATGTTTGGTTAGTCAGCTGCCTTAATCTGAGCTCGTGCACCTCAGAGATTATAGTTTACTCCTACTCTGAATGTTTATGCATGTGCAACAGTATGTGTCATCTCGTTTTTGGGCAGTCTTCATCCTTAATTGTAGGAGCCAGTGTTTTTGAAGCTCAGCCTATACTAGGGACAAGAAGTCAGGATACCTCAGCATCTGTGATGCCAACTCAGACTGCTCTCATTTTAAATCAGACTCTTGTGAGTCCCTGAACTTTATGGAAGTGCACACCTAAATTGCCACTGTATGACTTGAGTGTAGCATATGTGATGAAATGCTGTAATTTACCTCTTTGTATCCTCTGACCTCATCAGCTTACTTCAGCTAGGTGATTTCCGACATTACTCAGAATGACTTGGGGCGATTTCCAGACAGCAGGTATAAACTTGTTGCGCTCAGCTGCAGGTTGTGCCTATAATGGAAGTGGATGGGAGCATAATGACACATAATGTACAGTTGTATTCAGCCCTCAAAGGCAGGTCTTTTACCTCTTCCTGTAAATCAGCTGATGTCTAATTTAAAACCGTGGGGGTGGAGTATTACACTCCACTGAAAAGTGACACCTTTCTGTCTCTTCCCTCCAGCCTCTcacctctccctctgttttttttttctgatcttcagtgtgtgtgaccaaatacagataaacacacacacactctgacctGACAGGTAAAGCCAGCGAAAGATCAGCCAGGTTTTTATCTCAGTCAGGTTGGCGGTGTGAGGCCTCCTGCtgcgtgtgtgcacgtgtgAGAGCTCATGCCTGTGTACGTGTTACTGCACGTGTGGTTTTCCCACCTTCATTTACACTTAATCCACTGAGGCTACAGTAGCACGAGCAGTTTCCTAAAGTCTCTCTCCTCTATTTCACCTTTAacttttctctcctccctctgtgtttttctctgctctgttttgaTCTTTACGCTTTGATCCTTTCTACCTCATCTGACCCAGCTTCACCTGTTTTGTCTTCACCGCTGTCTTTGTTCTTttatctgacacacacacacttgcggGAAGCTTTCCTAATTGTCCATATAATTAGGCGGCCTTGTCTAATGATGCTCCCCATCACATCTGGACATGTTGGGTTATGTGTGTagatatgtttatttatttatttccacatCCTTGTACAGTTTTGTTGTCCCTCAGTCAATTCACTTGCTATAAATTCTAGATGTTTCTTCCTTGTGAAggttatttttatcttttacagTACCGTGGACAAAAGATCTCCTCTTTTTGtccatatgattttttttttaaagcaatcaCTAatataaaaagatttttttaaagagtttttgcatgtacagtatacatTTTCAGACCAGCTTTCAATCGGTAATGtataaaacaagacaaataaTTTCAGATTATTCCTCTTAATCTGACCAGCTACATCTTTATTTCAGTAATTTACACTATCATTAGAACAGATAATATGGAAGTGATACAGTACTGCACTGAGTGTAAACAGACATTAAACTgcataaattattatttttcactcACTTTGGGGCATGGTTATGACCTGTTAACACAACATAAATAATATTATCACGTTAAAGATACAGCGAACATGTTATCAATCTGCAGAAGTGACAATGTCGGTACAAGGTGGAGTACGTGCTCTAGATTAAGGAAAGGATGGAGCATTTAGGGAGAGAAGATGGCCCTGACGGTTAATGGGGGTTCAATATAAatttctcctccactgttgtTCAGGACTTCTCCATGTAGTTTGACAGTTGGACTTAGTGGTACTTTTCCCCCGCCTCCCCAACTGTGATTGGACGGCtaggtaaaaagtgacagtgacgagAGCAGCATGGTTGAACTTTTCAATTCTTggccagcaaaaaaaaaacaaaacaaaacaaaaaaaaacaacaacaagatgaCTGATTTAGTTAATCTAAAGATAATGtgcagacccccccccccccccccccccccagaggTTTGCTTTGTTTGACTGACAGATACTGACTCCCTTCTTAAAAACATCTGGCTCATAAAGCCCTGACACACTAAGCTGAGGGTTAGCTGTTGATCAGTATTGGGCTGTAGGTGAGCGACTGTGGCTCTTGTCactgcagtgtgtcctgcaccattcACCCACATTGGCACtagttggcttttttttttttttttttttttgccgatTCAGCACGTTGAATCAGCGTTTGTGACTGCAGAATCCGTcaatgaatgaaatcactctgattggcagttcagcacagtgcacaagaagagaaacagaagtgaggaaagtaaacaaagagtcAAGAGAgcatgagatcaaaacaaagttGTTATATAAAAGGTAAGATTACTTTTCTTCacccattgagctctttagcagaaatgcttcgtaatggtttgtgttattgttcgctAGCGCACGGTAAATTTGCTCTGTCCTGCCAACATTGGATTATGTTGTTGATGTGCTAACAGTCAAGATGGTTttcggtttccctttttgaatggcAATTACAGACTGCCAGCTGTTGGTGTGGagaattatttcctctcacagaAGAACAGAACGTACATGTTGGTCGGCTGTTGGTTTAAGTGTTTGTGATGATTTCATTACATTTGATGCAGCAGGGGGCTCTCGTAGCCACTGTTCTCTCAATTCAGTTTGGTGTGTTGGGGCCTTTAGGTTGCTAATGCAGCTGTCTGAAAATTAAGCTAATGAGAGAagtcagaaacaaaacaaaacagtgaagcTGCcggctgtaaaaacaaaacaaaacaatgagctaaaagatgCTGAAATGCTACATGatgctgaggggaactgcagagtttgGTGATAACTCTCTGTGGGCTTGTCACTTCAAGTAACACCTCTCATATTTCACATCTTTTCTATTGTTCACAAAAAAGTATTGATCAGCACAGCTTTAAGCGATCATGTTTCCTTGGACTAttcattttatctcaaaaaAGGTTCTCCTATGACTATTTACATTCATAATCTGTCACACTGTGAAaagtattgttattttttattgcaCACTTACAAAATGCCACAGT includes the following:
- the LOC117272261 gene encoding GTPase IMAP family member 7, with amino-acid sequence MGSWSPPGGVASSDLHILLVGPRRTGKSSSGNTLLGRGQVFETRGGGANTAASAVTNGRHITVVDAQGWGSSEEFVPREEKIELQRAFSLCGLGGPHVVLLVIPLLDFTEPERRAVEGRMEIMTSAVWRHTMVLFTCADWLKRRGCSVEEHIKSGGPALRWLMEKCCYRYHVFDNKAAVIGEQEQRKQEVKGGGKKQEGTWRKKSDKRAGRKCRGGEADGRKGGEQEQVRELLRKVEDMLQENGGWHFSLHMYRRLEEEWSQREQKLRARLEAETDAGSERRQQKTAETKINMEPQQKQGLETEEEEQGDSLRKEQENKEECAERKINRGEDEEERAKVELKTLSSEEDAWDTSSDNGGGREESTEAKTGMMAPCQPNGG